From a region of the Pseudanabaena sp. ABRG5-3 genome:
- a CDS encoding DUF4157 domain-containing protein — translation MKAVLSCYKQFRGSNNMFKQRTKEILFRPVPSPSPMTLNLQTRAFAPNNSLEQESSQKDDTFKANKSYVSENLLEKLISTTKSEPSTCPVQRKSQNRLKEAHTQRMLIQAKLNIGEPNDKYEREADDNAAKVVQQINSSPQNYSVQMQGAMEKKLQRKPLVQRQNNLGGGEASSALESSIQSARGHGQALDTGLQAKMGQAMGANFSNVRVHTDSQSDQLNKSIQAKAFTTGQDIFFQQGAYETRSRGGQELIAHELTHVVQQTERPTDLNLRRYSTSTPPTQIVQASELSTNIETVNTLDKGIVIQTKIGGHREQKSKAPDEKSENDGLEYEPENLDKSKIENLNASNEEKRTIHDHLGLLSIYQNNILGNEKIEQKSGIEKWGNPVVGDDQLNDLAGLIVSGYKIYREQIDELLIKGGEKIDQLLASDTLENYVSSKILPQLDTIEVACQFYADRVKELNKESILGTGLRKARFNNSQEELRKRRKEAIKDINRIFMGEYTSISKEKEKIKTLTQAISKQERSDYKKKIEKNKAKIKWGIKRFDPEMASEIEKSNQGIKAGGEIKPVSGGLSGAYLVPNGFFKPLSQSPSTDPTLPSKHQAIREILAYEFSKYIGDLFAKEMGIKKDLGIVKTGLASFSSEEFAHGGISWNKKMASKHKEPAKIEAEMPEQIGVWQEQVDIKYTHNDAPTKEQEVNTPERQDEVQKIAFFDLMTGNYDRHKNNLVFDKQGKLCPIDQGEMLPTVDRYEAIVNHNHYGGGNLAWSQQKAANAPFSEEFQKLAEKLNPDQVIEHLKLKVKTISKFAPELSKEMIPDESWGLMKLHLIATKEGIKAGLSPKELQEIFVFGEVRSVFGDLKKTRDFRKAQGLAQDQNFQSKDFQDAEKRVLKAIKKGTERFRLQSIKSLYNERYL, via the coding sequence ATGAAAGCAGTCTTGTCTTGCTACAAACAATTTAGAGGCTCAAATAATATGTTTAAACAAAGAACAAAGGAGATTTTATTTCGGCCTGTTCCATCTCCTAGTCCGATGACTCTAAATCTGCAAACTAGAGCTTTTGCGCCAAATAACTCCCTAGAGCAAGAATCCTCGCAAAAGGATGACACATTCAAAGCTAATAAATCCTATGTATCAGAGAATTTATTAGAAAAACTAATCTCAACAACAAAATCTGAACCTTCTACTTGCCCAGTGCAAAGAAAGTCACAGAATCGGTTAAAGGAAGCTCATACTCAGAGAATGTTGATTCAAGCAAAGCTGAATATTGGTGAGCCAAATGATAAGTATGAGCGGGAAGCAGATGATAATGCGGCAAAAGTAGTCCAACAGATTAACTCATCACCACAGAATTATTCTGTCCAAATGCAAGGAGCAATGGAAAAAAAATTACAAAGGAAGCCTTTAGTACAAAGACAAAACAATCTTGGTGGAGGTGAAGCATCTTCAGCTTTAGAGTCATCTATTCAAAGTGCGCGAGGTCATGGTCAGGCGCTTGATACTGGTCTACAAGCAAAGATGGGTCAGGCAATGGGTGCGAATTTTAGTAATGTGAGAGTGCATACAGATTCACAGTCTGATCAGTTAAATAAATCAATTCAAGCAAAAGCATTTACAACAGGGCAGGATATTTTCTTTCAGCAGGGAGCATATGAGACAAGGAGTCGAGGAGGACAGGAGTTAATTGCTCATGAGTTGACGCATGTGGTGCAGCAGACAGAAAGACCTACAGATCTTAATTTGAGGAGATATTCCACTTCTACACCTCCAACACAAATAGTACAAGCTAGTGAGTTAAGTACCAATATCGAGACAGTGAACACTCTTGATAAAGGTATCGTTATCCAGACCAAGATCGGAGGTCATCGCGAACAAAAATCAAAAGCTCCTGATGAAAAGTCTGAGAATGATGGGCTAGAATATGAGCCTGAGAATCTAGACAAGTCTAAGATAGAAAACTTGAATGCTTCTAATGAGGAGAAACGCACAATCCATGATCATTTGGGGCTACTATCAATTTATCAAAATAACATCTTAGGTAACGAAAAGATTGAACAAAAATCAGGGATTGAGAAGTGGGGTAATCCAGTAGTTGGTGATGATCAATTAAATGATTTAGCAGGGCTAATAGTTTCAGGATATAAAATTTATAGAGAGCAAATCGATGAACTACTGATTAAGGGTGGTGAAAAAATCGACCAACTTTTAGCAAGTGATACGCTAGAAAATTATGTTTCATCGAAGATATTACCGCAATTGGACACTATCGAAGTTGCTTGTCAATTTTATGCAGACCGAGTAAAAGAGTTAAATAAAGAATCTATTCTTGGAACAGGTCTGAGAAAAGCTAGATTTAACAATAGCCAAGAAGAACTTAGAAAACGAAGAAAAGAGGCTATTAAGGATATAAACAGGATCTTTATGGGTGAGTATACCTCTATCTCAAAAGAAAAAGAAAAGATCAAAACGTTAACGCAGGCGATATCGAAACAAGAGCGCAGTGATTACAAGAAAAAAATTGAGAAGAATAAGGCAAAAATCAAATGGGGGATTAAGAGATTTGACCCAGAAATGGCAAGTGAGATCGAGAAGTCTAATCAAGGTATTAAAGCTGGCGGTGAAATCAAGCCAGTTAGTGGAGGATTATCTGGAGCTTATCTGGTTCCCAATGGGTTTTTCAAGCCATTGTCGCAATCCCCATCAACAGATCCGACATTACCATCTAAACATCAGGCAATTCGAGAGATCCTAGCTTACGAATTTTCTAAGTATATTGGAGATCTATTTGCAAAAGAGATGGGTATCAAAAAAGACTTAGGAATTGTCAAAACAGGCTTAGCAAGTTTCTCTAGTGAGGAATTTGCTCATGGAGGAATAAGTTGGAATAAGAAGATGGCATCGAAGCATAAGGAACCTGCAAAAATTGAAGCTGAAATGCCTGAACAGATTGGAGTATGGCAAGAGCAAGTCGATATTAAATATACTCACAATGATGCCCCAACGAAAGAGCAGGAAGTCAATACGCCAGAGCGTCAAGATGAAGTGCAGAAGATCGCGTTCTTTGACTTAATGACTGGAAATTATGATCGCCACAAAAACAATTTAGTCTTTGATAAGCAAGGAAAATTATGTCCAATCGATCAGGGTGAGATGTTGCCCACAGTAGATCGATATGAAGCGATAGTCAATCACAATCATTATGGTGGCGGTAATTTAGCTTGGTCTCAGCAGAAAGCAGCTAACGCACCATTCTCAGAGGAGTTTCAGAAGCTTGCTGAAAAACTTAACCCTGATCAGGTAATCGAACATTTAAAACTCAAGGTAAAAACAATCAGTAAATTTGCACCTGAGTTAAGTAAGGAGATGATTCCAGATGAGTCTTGGGGATTGATGAAATTACACCTGATCGCAACTAAAGAGGGAATCAAAGCGGGACTCTCTCCTAAAGAATTACAGGAAATCTTTGTATTTGGAGAAGTTCGTTCAGTTTTCGGAGACCTTAAAAAAACTAGAGATTTTAGAAAGGCACAAGGATTAGCGCAAGACCAAAATTTCCAATCCAAAGATTTTCAAGATGCTGAAAAGAGAGTTTTAAAAGCAATCAAGAAAGGTACAGAGAGATTCCGACTTCAATCAATCAAATCTTTGTACAATGAGCGATATTTATAA
- a CDS encoding YbjN domain-containing protein: MSVFEAVTNFFKQDNWHIEKHEDETAFYTNFGGEHGQWRCYGETRESPAQFVFYSLCPIHIPELKRQDISEFLTRANFDLVIGNFEFDLEDGEIRFKTSIDVEGSHLDFNLIKRLVYTNAVMMDQYLPGITAVAYGAVTPLEAIAKIENEV; the protein is encoded by the coding sequence ATGTCAGTGTTCGAGGCAGTCACAAACTTTTTCAAGCAAGACAATTGGCATATTGAGAAACATGAGGATGAGACAGCCTTTTACACAAACTTTGGTGGCGAGCATGGACAATGGCGCTGCTATGGAGAGACCCGCGAATCACCTGCTCAATTTGTCTTCTATTCCCTTTGTCCAATTCATATTCCAGAGCTTAAGCGTCAGGATATATCAGAGTTTCTCACTAGAGCAAATTTCGACCTAGTAATTGGCAACTTTGAGTTTGATCTTGAGGATGGCGAAATTCGTTTTAAAACTAGTATTGACGTAGAAGGTAGTCATTTAGATTTTAATCTGATTAAGCGGCTAGTCTATACCAATGCCGTGATGATGGATCAGTATTTGCCAGGAATCACTGCCGTTGCTTATGGCGCAGTAACACCACTAGAAGCGATCGCCAAAATTGAAAATGAAGTTTAA
- a CDS encoding leucyl aminopeptidase: MKILTSETATHLWRGDALAIAVFAKPKDPNEKTNEQVEGQVTKTLELSETLKQLDMKVLACTLTDLITEGEFTGESGTSVSGRVGVDYAVRKVILIGLGDPAKANADEWRKAAATAVKWANKEKAPSLAIAFPEYNQDVSATAQAISEGLLLAAHQDKRFKSKNNQPWRVERVEIVETKPEIADPAIAKAQQIVDGVILARELVSAPANIVTPITLAETAVAIAAESEHFTAKILEQAECEALGMGAFLGVARASDIPPKFIHLTYSKGTPKRKLAIVGKGLTFDSGGLNLKTGIGSSIELMKTDMGGSAAALGAAKVIAHLQPADIEVHFIVATCENMVNGSAMRPGDILTASNGKTIEVNNTDAEGRLTLADALVYADKLGVDAIVDLATLTGACVVALGEDIGGMWSIDDDFAEAIAKAAKDAGEKFWRMPLETPYFDQLKSVVADFKNTGSRAGGAITGALFLKQFVEKTKAWAHLDVAGPVWTERESGYNNAGGTGFAVRTLVNLIIN; encoded by the coding sequence ATGAAAATTCTTACATCAGAAACTGCGACCCATCTTTGGCGGGGAGATGCCCTTGCGATCGCTGTTTTTGCGAAACCCAAAGATCCTAATGAGAAAACTAATGAGCAAGTAGAAGGTCAAGTAACTAAAACCCTAGAACTGTCAGAGACCCTCAAGCAGCTAGATATGAAAGTTTTAGCTTGCACTTTAACGGATTTGATTACGGAGGGAGAGTTTACGGGAGAAAGCGGGACATCGGTCAGTGGTCGTGTCGGTGTTGACTATGCAGTGCGTAAAGTAATTTTGATCGGCTTAGGTGATCCTGCGAAGGCAAATGCGGATGAATGGCGCAAAGCCGCAGCAACGGCAGTCAAATGGGCAAATAAGGAAAAAGCCCCCAGTTTAGCGATCGCTTTTCCTGAATATAACCAAGATGTCAGTGCGACGGCTCAGGCGATCTCTGAGGGTTTGTTACTTGCGGCACACCAAGATAAGCGCTTTAAGTCCAAAAATAATCAACCTTGGCGCGTTGAACGGGTGGAAATCGTGGAAACAAAACCTGAAATCGCCGATCCTGCGATCGCCAAAGCACAGCAAATCGTTGATGGCGTAATCTTGGCAAGGGAACTAGTATCGGCTCCTGCCAATATCGTGACCCCAATTACCTTGGCGGAAACTGCCGTCGCGATCGCCGCCGAATCCGAGCATTTCACTGCCAAAATCCTCGAACAGGCTGAATGTGAAGCTCTAGGGATGGGCGCATTCCTCGGTGTGGCTAGAGCCTCGGACATTCCGCCCAAATTCATTCACCTCACCTACAGCAAAGGTACACCGAAGCGCAAATTAGCGATCGTCGGTAAAGGCTTAACCTTTGACTCTGGCGGTTTGAATCTGAAAACGGGCATCGGTAGCAGCATCGAACTGATGAAAACCGATATGGGAGGTTCTGCCGCCGCCTTGGGTGCTGCCAAAGTGATTGCCCATCTGCAACCCGCCGATATCGAAGTGCATTTTATCGTCGCTACTTGCGAAAACATGGTCAATGGCAGTGCCATGCGTCCGGGGGATATCCTCACGGCTTCCAATGGCAAAACCATTGAGGTGAATAATACGGATGCAGAAGGTCGCTTGACCCTTGCCGATGCGCTTGTTTATGCCGATAAGTTAGGTGTTGATGCGATCGTCGATCTTGCGACACTTACAGGGGCTTGTGTGGTTGCCCTTGGGGAAGACATCGGCGGTATGTGGTCGATTGATGATGACTTTGCTGAGGCGATCGCTAAGGCGGCGAAAGATGCAGGAGAGAAGTTCTGGCGGATGCCCCTCGAAACTCCCTACTTCGATCAGTTGAAATCTGTCGTTGCAGATTTTAAAAATACAGGTTCTCGCGCAGGTGGTGCGATTACGGGTGCTTTATTCCTGAAGCAATTTGTGGAAAAGACTAAGGCATGGGCGCACCTTGATGTGGCGGGGCCAGTTTGGACTGAACGCGAGTCGGGTTATAACAATGCTGGCGGTACTGGTTTTGCAGTTCGCACTTTGGTGAATTTAATCATTAATTAA
- a CDS encoding TolC family protein produces MTHVLSEHASSKLCWLLFKSEELQIKIMRISSSWLTLGASLSLLIPAWTANAQELTPLKVAAASQANTSETAKSPQLPTLISSTEPAIVIPTSGVTNSGQLDPEQTLVVPTTPSQVKLERNKPVTLEEVLELAEKTNSDWIQARIAIDKARAALQAAEAGRSPTVSGTVQYSYSDSAQSRLNIINNSNNNFTSNKTTSNPLTGTLGINYNIFDSGVNDATIAAAENNLRIAESNLNQARQAVRLSIVTAYYNLQNADETIRIQRQAVKNSEKSLQDTQARERAGVGTKFDVLQSEVSLANARQDLLNAEAAQLVARRELARQLNYPPTVEITAADKIAPVSEWKLPLEESILLAVRNRAELDTQKLQREVARSNANAALARLGPQVGVFANFNTASEFTSGGGIGTGYQIGATLNWTLYDGGKTSAQVDQFKADQAIAESKFEQAARQARFDVESAYINQRSRFQQIETATKAVKQAEEALRLARLRLDAGVGTQLEVLTAESDFTRADVNRVQAIIGYNQARANLERAVAGL; encoded by the coding sequence GTGACACATGTACTATCAGAACATGCTTCAAGTAAGTTATGTTGGCTGCTGTTTAAATCTGAGGAGTTACAGATTAAGATTATGCGAATTTCTTCCAGTTGGTTGACGCTTGGTGCGAGTTTATCGCTTCTGATTCCAGCTTGGACAGCCAATGCTCAAGAATTGACCCCATTAAAAGTTGCTGCTGCATCTCAAGCTAATACTTCAGAGACGGCAAAATCTCCCCAATTGCCAACCCTGATTAGCTCTACAGAACCAGCAATAGTCATACCTACTTCTGGTGTAACTAATTCTGGACAACTAGATCCTGAACAGACACTAGTTGTTCCCACTACTCCTAGTCAAGTTAAGTTAGAACGTAACAAGCCCGTTACTCTCGAAGAAGTGCTTGAGTTAGCTGAAAAAACAAACTCGGACTGGATTCAAGCCAGAATTGCCATAGATAAGGCGCGTGCGGCTTTACAGGCTGCGGAGGCGGGGCGATCGCCAACGGTTTCAGGTACAGTCCAATACAGCTATAGTGATTCTGCCCAATCGCGTCTGAATATTATCAACAATAGTAATAACAATTTCACCTCCAACAAAACCACCAGTAATCCCCTCACTGGTACTTTGGGTATTAATTACAATATTTTCGACTCTGGCGTAAATGACGCAACGATCGCAGCGGCGGAAAATAACCTCCGCATTGCTGAGTCCAATCTCAATCAAGCTAGACAAGCGGTACGCTTGAGTATTGTGACTGCCTATTACAATTTACAAAATGCTGATGAAACCATTCGTATTCAACGTCAAGCGGTAAAAAACTCCGAAAAAAGTTTACAAGATACCCAAGCAAGGGAACGGGCCGGGGTTGGTACAAAATTTGATGTCCTCCAGTCTGAGGTTTCCCTCGCAAATGCTAGACAAGATTTGCTAAATGCCGAGGCAGCACAATTAGTCGCAAGACGCGAACTGGCGCGTCAACTCAACTATCCGCCTACGGTGGAAATTACGGCTGCGGATAAAATTGCCCCTGTATCTGAGTGGAAATTACCCTTAGAAGAATCAATCCTATTGGCAGTACGCAATCGCGCTGAACTCGATACTCAGAAATTACAAAGAGAAGTTGCTCGCAGTAATGCCAATGCTGCCTTAGCTAGACTAGGTCCACAGGTGGGTGTATTTGCTAACTTCAATACGGCTTCGGAATTTACTAGTGGAGGTGGGATCGGGACTGGCTACCAGATTGGTGCAACCTTAAACTGGACTCTCTATGACGGCGGCAAAACATCTGCCCAAGTTGACCAATTTAAAGCCGATCAAGCCATTGCCGAAAGTAAATTTGAGCAAGCTGCCCGTCAAGCCCGTTTTGATGTGGAGTCGGCATATATCAATCAGCGATCGCGCTTTCAGCAAATTGAAACTGCCACAAAAGCTGTCAAACAGGCTGAAGAAGCCCTTCGTTTAGCACGTCTCCGTCTGGATGCAGGTGTGGGTACACAGCTAGAGGTACTTACGGCTGAGTCCGACTTCACCCGTGCCGATGTTAACCGTGTTCAAGCAATTATTGGCTATAACCAAGCTCGGGCAAATCTCGAACGTGCAGTAGCGGGGCTATAA
- the argS gene encoding arginine--tRNA ligase — MTTSVLSDLKIRFSKAIASAFGEEYTNHDPAVAPSKDAKFGDYQCNAALGLTKKLKQKPQDVAAKIIENLLADASINEIFETPTIAGAGFINLKLKLSYLETQLAKMQKSDRLAIAKVDQPERVIVDFSSPNIAKEMHVGHLRSTIIGDSIARILEFQGHDVLRLNHVGDWGTQFGMLITYLREVYPDALTKADAIAIGDLVELYRAAKKRFDEDETFKETSRNAVVELQAGEPSAKLAWQLLCEQSRREFQKIYDALNIQVTERGESFYNPFLSDVITDLRETGLLQEDQGALCVFLEGFTNKDGQPLPLIVQKSDGGYNYATTDLAALRYRIREDKATRIIYVTDIGQSGHFAQVFQVAKRANWIPETVQTTHVPFGLVMGDDGKKFKTRSGDTVALKSLLEEAITRARADIESRNPEASEEFKQDVAEAVGLGAVKYADLSQNRTSNYIFSFDKMLALQGNTAPYMLYAYVRVQGIGRKGEIDFASLNVDAVKLTQEPEIVLAKHLLQFAEAIDAVAEELYPNRLCQYLFELSQKFNQFFEQCPVLQAEEAERISRLSLCDITAKTLKLGLNLLGIRVLERM, encoded by the coding sequence ATGACCACTTCTGTTTTATCCGATCTGAAAATTCGCTTCTCTAAGGCGATCGCCTCCGCCTTTGGTGAAGAATATACCAACCATGATCCTGCTGTTGCCCCTTCTAAGGATGCAAAATTTGGGGATTATCAATGTAATGCGGCTCTGGGATTGACCAAGAAGCTAAAACAAAAGCCGCAAGATGTAGCTGCAAAAATTATTGAAAATTTACTAGCCGACGCATCGATAAATGAAATATTTGAGACTCCCACGATCGCAGGGGCAGGCTTTATTAACCTAAAGCTCAAACTTAGTTACTTAGAAACCCAATTAGCAAAAATGCAAAAAAGCGATCGCTTAGCGATCGCCAAAGTTGATCAACCTGAGCGCGTGATTGTCGATTTTTCTAGTCCCAATATTGCTAAGGAAATGCACGTCGGACATTTGCGATCGACGATTATCGGTGACAGTATTGCGCGGATTTTAGAATTTCAGGGGCATGATGTACTCCGTCTTAACCATGTTGGCGATTGGGGAACTCAGTTTGGGATGTTGATTACCTACCTGCGCGAAGTCTATCCCGATGCCTTGACGAAAGCCGATGCGATCGCGATCGGTGACTTGGTAGAACTCTATCGCGCTGCCAAAAAACGCTTTGATGAAGATGAAACCTTTAAGGAAACTTCGCGGAATGCAGTCGTCGAGTTACAAGCAGGTGAGCCATCGGCAAAATTAGCATGGCAATTACTTTGCGAACAGTCCCGTCGTGAATTCCAAAAGATTTATGATGCTCTGAATATCCAAGTTACCGAACGCGGCGAATCTTTTTACAATCCTTTTCTCTCAGATGTAATTACCGATCTACGCGAAACTGGCTTATTGCAGGAAGATCAAGGTGCTTTATGTGTGTTCTTAGAAGGCTTTACCAATAAAGATGGTCAGCCTTTGCCCCTAATCGTCCAGAAATCCGATGGCGGCTATAACTATGCTACTACTGACCTCGCGGCTCTACGTTATCGCATCCGTGAGGACAAAGCCACTCGCATTATTTACGTTACCGATATTGGTCAATCGGGACATTTCGCCCAAGTCTTCCAAGTTGCCAAACGCGCTAATTGGATTCCTGAAACCGTGCAGACTACCCATGTCCCCTTTGGTTTGGTGATGGGTGATGATGGCAAAAAGTTTAAAACGCGATCGGGCGATACCGTTGCCCTCAAGAGCCTGCTCGAAGAAGCAATTACTCGCGCCCGTGCCGATATCGAGAGCCGCAATCCCGAAGCCTCAGAGGAGTTTAAACAGGATGTCGCCGAAGCCGTCGGACTCGGAGCCGTCAAATATGCTGACCTCTCCCAAAATCGTACCAGCAACTATATTTTCAGTTTCGATAAGATGTTGGCTCTGCAAGGCAACACGGCTCCCTATATGCTCTATGCCTATGTGCGCGTGCAGGGCATCGGCCGCAAAGGCGAGATCGATTTTGCTAGTTTAAATGTGGATGCAGTTAAGCTCACGCAGGAGCCAGAGATTGTGTTAGCTAAGCATTTGTTGCAATTTGCGGAAGCGATCGATGCAGTTGCAGAAGAACTCTATCCCAATCGTCTTTGCCAATATCTCTTTGAACTCAGTCAAAAGTTCAATCAATTCTTTGAGCAATGCCCTGTGCTACAAGCCGAAGAAGCCGAACGTATCTCCCGATTGAGTCTCTGCGACATTACCGCCAAGACCCTTAAACTTGGCTTAAATCTACTTGGTATCCGCGTTTTAGAACGTATGTAA
- a CDS encoding DUF6737 family protein — protein MTLEKPDSVWNHKPWWCQPWSIILTGISIISGSWLLFKIIWLTILVAIPISAWMGFFVILFPKLALQAESQQSI, from the coding sequence ATGACTTTAGAAAAACCTGATAGCGTTTGGAATCATAAGCCTTGGTGGTGTCAGCCTTGGAGCATCATTTTGACTGGCATCTCGATTATTAGTGGCAGTTGGCTATTGTTTAAAATCATTTGGCTCACAATTCTTGTGGCAATTCCCATATCTGCATGGATGGGATTTTTCGTGATTCTATTTCCAAAATTAGCTCTTCAAGCAGAGAGTCAACAATCCATCTAA
- a CDS encoding putative quinol monooxygenase has translation MQYVLIIHEVVDYPAWKKVFDNAADIRREAGERSYQVLKYENEPNKIVHFSAWTSIEDAKKFFESPELVKIRAEAGVKSPDFIYLEQLESGTL, from the coding sequence ATGCAATACGTTTTGATCATTCACGAAGTCGTAGATTATCCTGCTTGGAAAAAAGTTTTCGACAATGCTGCTGACATTCGCCGCGAGGCAGGTGAACGCTCTTATCAGGTTCTCAAATATGAAAACGAACCAAACAAGATTGTGCATTTTTCCGCATGGACTTCGATTGAAGATGCAAAGAAATTTTTTGAATCACCTGAGTTAGTCAAGATCAGAGCCGAAGCAGGTGTCAAATCCCCTGATTTTATCTATTTGGAACAACTAGAATCTGGCACGCTATGA
- the def gene encoding peptide deformylase, which translates to MSAISIKVPKQKVSNPPLQVHTLGDRVLRQPAKRISKVNDEIRQIIVDMLITMYSNDGIGLAAPQVGINKQLLVIDIELKDESKPPLVMINPEIKGSGGDLITGEEGCLSIPEVFLDVVRPDQVEVVYRDEDGRPQKLVADGLLARVIQHEMDHLNGVLFVDRVKNAIALNKELTAHGFATKDVQAIK; encoded by the coding sequence ATGTCTGCAATTTCTATTAAAGTCCCCAAGCAAAAGGTCAGTAACCCTCCTTTACAGGTACATACCCTAGGCGATCGCGTATTACGTCAGCCTGCTAAACGCATTAGTAAAGTCAATGACGAAATTCGGCAGATCATTGTCGATATGCTGATCACCATGTATAGCAACGACGGAATTGGACTAGCTGCACCACAGGTAGGGATTAACAAACAACTACTCGTAATTGATATCGAACTCAAGGATGAGAGTAAGCCTCCCTTAGTGATGATCAATCCTGAAATTAAGGGTTCGGGTGGTGACTTGATTACTGGGGAAGAAGGATGTCTGAGTATTCCTGAAGTATTTCTCGATGTCGTCCGTCCTGACCAAGTGGAAGTGGTCTATCGGGATGAAGATGGTAGACCTCAAAAGCTAGTGGCAGATGGCTTACTGGCAAGGGTAATTCAACATGAGATGGATCATTTGAATGGAGTGTTATTCGTTGATCGCGTCAAAAATGCGATCGCCTTGAATAAAGAATTAACTGCTCATGGCTTTGCCACTAAAGATGTCCAAGCGATTAAGTAG